The stretch of DNA ctcttctctttttccctttccttccctcctactcctactacatggaagggggggatcctacttccggtgggagtaggactccctagggcacgccatagtagagggtcggcccttcccctcctccactcctttatatacggggaggggggcaccccatggagacacacaagttgatcattgatcccttagccgtgtgcggtgcccccctccaccataatccacctcgatcatatcgtagcggtgcttaggcgaagccctgcgtcggtagcaacatcatcaccgtcatcacgccgtcatgctgacggaactctctcgtgaagctccgctggatcggagttcgtgggacgtgatcgagctgaacgtgtgctgaattcggaggtgccgtgcgttcggtacttgaatcggtcggatcatgaaagcgttcgactacatcaaccgtgttctcataacacttccgcttacggtctacgagggtacatggacgatactcttccctctcattgctatgcatcaccatgatcttgcgtgtgcgtaggaatttttttgaaattactatgttccccaacagccatgtgatgatcaggtgggGCTCTGCTGGTGCAAGGCACGTTTCTTTCTTCCGCGAGGCTCGTGTCAAATTCGAAGCTCCGCGATCCCCGAATGATGCCGACAGGTTTCTCGTGCGTCTTTTGACCCAAGGGTTCTCCATTGGTCGGCCGCGGTGAAGTTGAAGTCGCTTGGTCGGGGCGAGTAAGAATTGGCAGCAGTGTTCCTCTTTTCGACAATGTGTGTGGGTCTTGTAGATAGCCGGGTCAACCGAGGTGCCTTGTCTTGCGGGCTTGTTGTAACATTTTTGTTCGATTTTTTCGTGAGTTAACCGGGCCAACTTTTTTTCTACATCTTGTAATGTATCGAGTCCTAAGGAACCGACTTCAAAATACAAAGTTGTACTGCTGGTATGCCACAGAATGTAAAAGGTGCCAACCCACATTCGttacacatgtactccctccgttccgaattacttgtcgcaggtatcgatgtatctagatgtattttagttctagatacatccatttctgaaaCGAGTAATTTAGAATGGAGAGAGTAGCCATTATTCTCGTAGATCATCGGTTATAGAAATGAGTTTGGACGTTGATGGCGAGAAACTGAGAATTGCCATCAGTGCCAAGGAACTCATGGCCCATGGCACTGGGCTCGCAGGATCCCCATGGGAAAAAGACAGCTTCGTCGTCATATTGGCAAGAGGCTGGGCTCACCTTCCCACTGTTGGGGATTCCAGGCCAGGTTCAGTGAACACGGCGCCTCGCCGCGGCAAAGCAGCACTATGCATTCCGTCATGTCGCGTAGCTCTGCCCCTCTACAACGACCTCCCATGAACCATCAGGCATGCAGACATGCACACCGGACGAACGGGCGAATGCAGTTAAGCAGCAAGCCGACGCCGCATCATTCGTTGCTTACAAGTTGATGAAGCCTTGAAGGGGGCCGCATCATCGGCCATGCCTTGGAAAGGTGGGCAGGCATGTGGGAGGTGGCACCCCAAGACGTTGAGCGAGCAGAAGCAATCCATGTGAACGGCAATAAGTTAAGCAGCAACGAGAGCTGTCATGCGTGCCCGTGCCCATGCTAATCACTCGAGCAGTCCGGTTCAGGGTCCCAGCGAATGTAGTTTCCTCGTCTAAAAGGACTTTCCAGTCCATCAAGGGCCCTGTCCATTACCAGCAGCATAGTTTTTCAGCAGGAATGTGCTAGGATCAATGACTACACGCTGAAAATGAGCAGAATTATTATATACTACCTGAGTGTCGCCTTCGGTTGATCGAAGGTTACATACGTGCAACAAGAGAGAAGAAAAGCCACTCTCGTTTGGTTGCCGGCCGTCACGGTAAACGTCCACGTCTCGTCTCCGGGCGCGCGTCCGGCCGATTCCCGGAATCCACCGGCCGATTCGACGGCCGTGCGTGCGTGCCGCTCTCAGGCGGCCCTCCGACGCTCGTCAGGAGACGGCATATGCCGGGATTCCTTTTTTTTTTACCCCCAAATTTGCACGCCTTGGCTTCTCCCACAGATCGCAGGTGGAATTATGCGTTCAGGTGGATAAGCTCTTGTATAATTCGCCATTTTCTACAGAAGGAGGGTGAATTTAGGATGTTTTTTTTATTGAGGGTGGATTATTTTCTTCGGTTCTGAAGAAGAGTTTGAAGGTAACAAGAGGGCCGACAGGCAGAGAATCCCGGTTCGTCTTAAAACCCGTAGCAAATCAGACGGAGAACCATCATCCCCCGACCCGACCCGGCaaccccaaccccaacccaaaGCAGGGCATCGGCGCACGTGCTGCTCGCCTCGCACGCACGGACGGACGGGGCAGAGCCGGCCAGCCGCCGCCGAGAAAGTTTCTCGGCAGCAGTTGGGGAGGCGAGTTAACACGAAAGCGAATCCTCTCGCTTTCGCTTCTTCATTCACTCACCACCGCCACCTTCCCCTCTGCCTCCCCTCCCCCATTCCATTCCCCTGGGTTCGGTTTAGAATCCGGGGGAACGCCGGCGGACGAAGCCACGGGCGCACCGCACGGCATCCTCCCCCCTCCCCCACATCTGCCAAACGTGCTCGCGCACGCAGCGGCTGTTGCCACCTCCCCGATCCGCCGACGACAACGCGCGATTCCGTGCGCCCAAGGTCTGGTGTGCTTCTTCCTTCAGCTGTTATTTTTCCACCTCCCTTCTTTATGCGCGTCTCGCTCTGGATGGGACGAGCGGCGGAATGCGGGCGGTTCAAGTGGTTGATTCGTGGGAGGGATTTTCTTGGTTGGTTTGGCGGGGGGAGGTTGGCTGGCGTTAGGATTTGGGGGCGGACTGTGGATGATGGGTTTGGTGGTGTTTCTTGTGTGTGAATCTGGCGGAGGCTGCGGGATCACGGTGTGTTTGTTGCTGATCCGGGCGTTCTGGGTGTTGGTTGGGCTTGTGGATTTCTGTACAGAAGGTGGGATTTCTGTGCCGAGTGCTTAGTTGCGGCGAGGGAGGGGGAATTCTGATCTGTAGCTGGAACCGTTTTGTATGTAGCGGCTCCGCGTTTTCTGTATTTTCCTTGGCGCCAGTGAGATCATAAGATTTCCTTTTCTTTTCGTGCTACTGGATGATTTTTGGGAGCTCCAATTGCTGTTTTTGGGATGGTTAGTTATTGCTTTGTTATGCCAACTACTGTGAATTGCTTGCTTCGTCATGTCAACTACTGTGAATGGCTTGCTTCGTCATGCCAACTACTGCCAATGGCTTGCTTCGTTATGCCAACTACTGTGGATGGCTTAAGGGATAAAAAATCACTAGCTGATGTGGTGAAAGGATGGCTTCTTAGAGTGTAACAAGTATCGCGCAATGATGAATTGGAAAGTAATTTTTCAAGAGAACATGAGGGCTGCGTTGGAGATTAGCTCATACATTTTGAAGGGTAGGCGCAAACACTGCCGTAAAACTTCTGTCTGCAAGCAGGAACTGAATATGTGTTGCAACTGTGCCCTGATTCAGTTCCTTTGTTCCAATTGACAGATCCGGTGAACTTCTCCTGTTGGCAAACTCCCCGACTTGGTACAAAGACTTCTGAAGTTGCAGTATTTGGCAGCACTATGAAACCCGATTGGTTcattttctccaagcttgatcatAACGGAGGATACCTGCACAAGTTTCCACTAGGCTCTCCAATATCGCATGATATCGGGTTAGGATTGATATCACAAGTTGGAGCTTTAGTCGAGAGTTCCTTTCAGCATCCACGGCATTTAAGCTCTGCAGGAAGTGGTGCAGTTCAGGAAGCATTCAGCTCCTTCAACAAGGTTGCTGGAGCTTTCTATTTCTGCCTTTCTAGAGCATCAAATCCCAAGATTTTACACAGGTTGTCTGCTGTTGCGGGCTCTGGTTCAAGAGCCTGTCGGGCACACATAAAGCAAGTGACCTCTTGCGTGCAGCACTTGGCTGGATTGCAAGTCAGAGAAGAGCATGCTATACAAATGCTCTTAGCCAAGCTTGCAAACGCAACGCTTGGGCGAGTGTGGAATGAGGTTGAGGAGCGTCATGCCTGTAACATTCTTATGCTGGCTACCGCTAGTGTAATACCACCATTTGAAAACATGTAAGGTTCAAACCCCTGCTTTTTATAGAAAGGGAATACAATGCTCTATCGTGATATATCTTGTTGGATTGCTACTGCTCCCTTTCTCTGTCCTGTTTGTTCCTGTAGGCTATGCTTTTATTTCAGTTTTTGCTTTATTAATTGATCATCATTATGTGCATTGATAAGATCGCCGATGATGCTTGCGGATTCAATGATGTTGGGAAAAGATGGTGACCAAATCAGAGAACATGTTGATCAGCCTTATTTGGACGAAAGGCACCCAGGTTGTGCTCGTGTTGCTGTGCCAAGAACAATATTGCTGGAAGATCTGACAGAACCAAGAACTGGGATCAAGTTCCCTACTCTTCTTGAGGAGAATTCCAATCCAACCGCAGAGGTCCTTTTCCTACTCTCTTTTGTGGATAATTGCGTCATGCACCATTTTCCTTCTTGCCAGTCAAATATTGTTTCCTTTCCTTTTGCCCTATTACATGCTCTGCTTCCAGTGCTGTGGCAATTATTTGGACACTTTTGTCTGTATCTTGTTATTTTGACAGTGTCGCAATGTTTTATACCAAATTTGTAATCTTAATATGGCCTTCAGCATTCCCTTTGACAACAAACAATTAAATTTACAGGTGCTTGTCGGGATGGGTTACAGAAATATGCGGATAATGAAGGTCAAAAACCTGAATCTTTATGCCTTTGGATTATGTGAGTAGGCAAAATTTCCCTGTGTGCTGCTATTACTTATGAACTGATAACAGACTGAGGTACTGCTTAAAGGTTGTTCGTTTGAGTTACTCATGTTGTATTCGACTATTCTTATAGATATACAACCGGATTCTATCTGCAAGAAGCTGGGTTCAAAGTATGCTTCTGTTCCAGTTGCCGAGCTGAAGGATCACCCGGATTTCTATGAAGATCTTCTAAGGTGTGAATGCTTTATTGATCATGTACATATGTTTAAATTCTTTGTATGAAGATCTTTCCCATATTCTTGAGCTTACACAGCCTATTTACATGTAACACTTGTGTAAACTGAGCTAGAGAAACGGTTCCATCTGGTAAAAAATCTGGAAATCGTCAAGAAAGATAGCCGTTTAACGTTTCTGTTCATAGAGAAACAGTTCCCAACCAATTCTTTCATGTCATTTTTGGGACTCCCTACCTGCTGTCAGTAGATTCCCTCTGTAGGGCGTACGAGTTTTGATGATGTGTAGGATTTTTCTTATTCCCTGATACTACATCAGAAACATTCATTTTCTTCCCCACCTGCAACTCATTTGCCTCTGTTGCTAATGAATTTTGCATTATACTTGCCCTGCTATGCAGGGAAAATATTCATATGACAGTCAGGCTGGTAGTTAGCTACAATGGGCTTAGCATTAGTGCAGTGCGAGAGTAAGTAATCTTAAATTCTCATGCTAACAGTAGTATATTTTGATTCTTATTTATGGTTCAGAAGATATGGTCAATGCAAGATTGAAGTTAATTGTTTATTTGTATTAACAAACTTTTCAGTGCATTTGAGAAGTCTCTTGGCTTTCGACTGCAAAAGGTGCTTATTAATTCAGCAACTAGTTTAATATTTTTTGCTATCCGTATAGGCATAACAGAGTTTTTTTTTCTTACTTTATGATCAGATGAATCCTAATACCGATTACCATTGTTTGAAAACATTTGGATCTTACTTCAGGGAAGACATTCGAATACCTGCAGTAAGTTTCAGTCTCATCTGGTTAATATGATTTGGTGCGTTTAGGCATGTGATACTATAGTCGGCTTCACTGCAGGGTACAAAGATCGACTTCCGTCAAACATGTGATGGCCAGCTTATAACTGAAGGTTAGTACATAcgtatatactccctccttcccagaAATTAAGTCCTTAAAATTTTGTCTTAAAGTCGAACTAGTTCTTAAGTTTGACCAAAATTTATGAAAAGAAAAAATCAGCATCTACATCACCAAATCAGTATCATTATGTCCATCATGATATATGCATAGTATATTTATGCTGTATAGTAAATGTTCATAGTATAATTGTTCCTTTTAGTACGATTTGAGTTGTTTTCCACCATAATATACATTAACAAGGAAATATGCTGCAGTTGATGGCAAACAAATTGGTGCTGTCCAGAGCAAAGATCTTTGCAGTAAGTGCATCTATATATTTTTCTGCAACAGAACTATAGATAATTTACTTAAAGCTAGAATTCTTATGTAGTCCGAGTTGTAATATTTTTTTCAATTAAACTCTGTCTTTACAAACAGGGGCTTTCTTCGATATGTATATCGGTGACCCGCCTGTTTCAGTGGAGACCAAACAAGACATCGCTCAGAATGTGGGTGGACTCATTAGAAGATGCTAGGGTAATGGCTAACTAAATAGCCGGCGGTTGGAATTATTTGATTCTTCTA from Triticum dicoccoides isolate Atlit2015 ecotype Zavitan chromosome 6A, WEW_v2.0, whole genome shotgun sequence encodes:
- the LOC119318123 gene encoding fatty-acid-binding protein 2-like isoform X1, which translates into the protein MMNWKVIFQENMRAALEISSYILKDPVNFSCWQTPRLGTKTSEVAVFGSTMKPDWFIFSKLDHNGGYLHKFPLGSPISHDIGLGLISQVGALVESSFQHPRHLSSAGSGAVQEAFSSFNKVAGAFYFCLSRASNPKILHRLSAVAGSGSRACRAHIKQVTSCVQHLAGLQVREEHAIQMLLAKLANATLGRVWNEVEERHACNILMLATASVIPPFENISPMMLADSMMLGKDGDQIREHVDQPYLDERHPGCARVAVPRTILLEDLTEPRTGIKFPTLLEENSNPTAEVLVGMGYRNMRIMKVKNLNLYAFGLYIQPDSICKKLGSKYASVPVAELKDHPDFYEDLLRENIHMTVRLVVSYNGLSISAVRDAFEKSLGFRLQKMNPNTDYHCLKTFGSYFREDIRIPAGTKIDFRQTCDGQLITEVDGKQIGAVQSKDLCRAFFDMYIGDPPVSVETKQDIAQNVGGLIRRC
- the LOC119318123 gene encoding fatty-acid-binding protein 2-like isoform X2, with product MKPDWFIFSKLDHNGGYLHKFPLGSPISHDIGLGLISQVGALVESSFQHPRHLSSAGSGAVQEAFSSFNKVAGAFYFCLSRASNPKILHRLSAVAGSGSRACRAHIKQVTSCVQHLAGLQVREEHAIQMLLAKLANATLGRVWNEVEERHACNILMLATASVIPPFENISPMMLADSMMLGKDGDQIREHVDQPYLDERHPGCARVAVPRTILLEDLTEPRTGIKFPTLLEENSNPTAEVLVGMGYRNMRIMKVKNLNLYAFGLYIQPDSICKKLGSKYASVPVAELKDHPDFYEDLLRENIHMTVRLVVSYNGLSISAVRDAFEKSLGFRLQKMNPNTDYHCLKTFGSYFREDIRIPAGTKIDFRQTCDGQLITEVDGKQIGAVQSKDLCRAFFDMYIGDPPVSVETKQDIAQNVGGLIRRC